CGCCGTTTCTCTCCCGGTACAATATGGCGGGGCCCGCCATTTGGCAAACCTGGAGGTGACGCGATGCCCGAGGGACAGCGTGCGGATGCCCGGCGCAACTACGCGCGCATCCTCGCGGTGGCGGAGCAGGAGGTCGCCGCGCACGGCCCGGAAGCCTCGCTGGAGCAGATCGCCCGCATCGCAGGAGTCGGCTCGGCGACGGTGCGCAGGCACTTCCCCTCTCGGCAGGCATTGCTGGAGGCGGTCTCCGAGAAGCGGATCGAGGCGCTGCGCCTCCGCGCCGAGGACTTGGCGGGCGAGCAGAACAGTCGTGATGCGCTGCTGACGTGGCTGAGCGAGGTCGTCGCCTACTGCGTCTCCGCCCGAGGTCTGGCTGCCGCGCTGGCCTACGACGAGGATCCAACGCAGAACGGCTGCGCGGCGGCGCTGGAGGAGGCCGGAAGAGACCTGCTGGCCCGTGCGGCGCGGGACGGTGCGGTGGCGCCCGACGTCACGGTCGCGGACCTGCTCTCGCTGATCGTCGGCATCGTCCTGATCAGCCAGTACGCCCCCGACCCCGAAGCCCGGGCGGACCGGCTGTTCCAGCTGGCCGTGGCGGGACTCAGCCCGCAGCGCTGACCTGCTCCAGCATCGTCAGGTAGGCGTCGAGCTTGCCCGCGCCGGCGAGGAGCCTGCGGCTGCGCGTGGTCAGCCGGGCCTGCCACGAGTCGAGGAAGGCGGCCAGCGGTTCCGCTCCGCCTGCCTCGCGCAGCGAGTCGACGA
This portion of the Saccharopolyspora antimicrobica genome encodes:
- a CDS encoding TetR/AcrR family transcriptional regulator; amino-acid sequence: MPEGQRADARRNYARILAVAEQEVAAHGPEASLEQIARIAGVGSATVRRHFPSRQALLEAVSEKRIEALRLRAEDLAGEQNSRDALLTWLSEVVAYCVSARGLAAALAYDEDPTQNGCAAALEEAGRDLLARAARDGAVAPDVTVADLLSLIVGIVLISQYAPDPEARADRLFQLAVAGLSPQR